The Poriferisphaera corsica DNA segment ATGATGGGTTTTGTCTGGGCAGAAGATGGCCCGTACCTCGCCGAGGTGAATTGGGACAAAGTCGATGTCATGAGTGGGGCGGGCAAGCGTGTTTACTACAAAGTGGGTGAGCTGAAGAAGGGCGATACAGTCACCGTCATCGGCCGCGTGTATGGCTGGTACCGGATTAAATGTACAGACAGCGTTTATAGTTACGTGTCCAAGGCTTATGTCGACATGAAGGGCGATCCCAAGGTTGGTGTCGTCAATTCCAACGGCACCGAAGTTAAAGCTGGCATGATGAACGGCAAGGAAAGCGATCATCACCGTGTGCAACTGCTCCTCAATGAAGGAGATACAGTCCGCATCGTTGGCGAGCTTGGCAGCCTGTACAAGATTGTTCCTCCGGAAGAAGCAACCGTCTTCATCGAGCCTGGCGCGTTGCGATCCGTTTCAACTGCGTTGCAGATGAAGAAGCAAGAAGAAGCAGCTAGGCAGGCTCAGCAGCCAGTTGCTGTGAAGCAAACGCCCGTTAAAGCATCGAACCTCAGCCTTGCTGAACGCGTAAAGCAGGCGACAGCGAAGAAAAACGCAGAAGCTCAAGCTGCTGCTAATACTGAAGTTAAAGGTCAGGTTATTGCTGCGACACCTGCCGGAACCACGCCGGTTGTAAAACCCGCCGAAACGACTGGCCTGACACTCAGCAAACAGACCGAGCAAGTTAAAACGAACAAAGACGAAGTGAAGTACATCGCGGGCAGCAAAGGCGCGATTCTCGATGAGTCCGGCATCTCCAAGGAGCTTGAAACGCTTGAGAAGAAGATGCAGGAACTAACCAAGAAGAAGCTCGAAGATCAGCCGCTGGATGTGATGATTAAGGCTTATGAGGAGATGCTTGCTAAGAAGAGTGTCAGCGAGATCGATAAGGAAGTGATCAAGCTTCGCCTTGAAGCGCTCAAGCACAACAAGGATTTGTTGTCGTTGCTGGCAACGATTGAGGAAGCGGAAAAGCCTGTGGTTGTTGAGGTTAAAAAAGAAGAAGTGCCGGTGATCGAGTATGACGCTGTGGGGCAATTGCTCGCCAGTGCGGTGTATGACGGTTCGACGTTGCCTCGGATGTACCGTTTGGTTGATCCGGCGAGCAATCGTACGTTAGCGTATGTGAAGCCAGGCCAATTGGTGGATGGTCGCGCGACATTGGGCCGATTGGTGGGCATTGTTGGCTCTCAGAGCTTTGATCAGTCGCTTAAGCTGAACGTGATCAGTGTTGAGAAAATCGACGTGCTTGAGAAGACAGCAAAACGCTAATCATTGATTAGAAGATGAATATCTAAGACGCAGGCTTTCGGGTCTGCGTCTTTTTTTTGTGTACGCTGATTGTTCAGAATTTGGACAAGTGTGTGCGCACGTTTTGTGTGGGGATTGAACGCAAAAATCAAAAAATCCCGGCGCGCACAAATGCGCTCAAATCTGATCAAAACAGTTTTAAAGACTTATGATTGCAGGTGATAAGATCGGATTTTGAAGTCGCTTGAAATCGTCAAAGAATCACAAACTTTGGTTAGTAATAGCCAAGGTTTGGCCTGTTTTAGTGAGGAAACATCTAAAAACACAGCTTTTACACAACCGATTTTGCGCACCGATGCGCGCGTGAGAAAATAATCGTGCGCACAAACGCGTCCTCCGGCGACGGGTGTGACTCAATTTCAATTTGGTTGATAGGGAGTTATGTGATCGATTTTTTAGATGGAGGATGAAGTTGAAGGTAAAGTTGTGATTGAGAGCGAAAGTTGTTGGTGGGGTATTATGAAAAATCAGAAATTGTCAGTGAGCGTGTGATGAAAGTTGTTAAAGAGTCGGATAATCATGGCTAATCATAAGATAGATGGTAGGTTGATTGAAGTTTTAAGGAGAGCGACTTCTGGGAGAAGGGGGAAGGTTGTGGTATTGACGGGGGCAGGGGTGAGCGCGGGGAGTGGGGTGCCAACGTTTCGGGATGCTTTAACGGGGTTGTGGGCGAAGTATGATCCGATGGCGCTTGCGACGCCGGGAGCTTTTGCGAAGGATCCGGCATTGGTGAGCGAGTGGTATGACATGAGGCGGATGATGGTGTTGGGGTGTGAGCCGAATGAGGGGCATCGGGCGCTTGTGCGGTTAGAAGATTTGATGAAGAAAAAGGGTGGTGCGTTTTGTTTGTTGACACAGAATGTGGATCGGTTGCATCAACGGGCGGGGAGTGAGACGGTGGTGGAATTGCATGGGAGTTTGCTTGTGTGGCGCGATGAGTTGACGGGTGAAGAGGTGTTGTGCGATGGGAAGGAGAATTTGCCGAGCTATCCGTGGATTAGAGAAGATGAAGAAAAAGGGCATGAGAGCAATCGGGGAAGCAAGGGCGGAAGCAGGGGGGGGATGGGGATGATGAGGCCGGGGGTTGTCTGGTTTGGAGAGATGTTGCCGGAGGAGGCGGTGAGGGCGGCGGATGAGGCAGTGGGAAGTTTAGAGGAGGGGGATGTGTTTCTGAGTGTGGGTACGAGCGGCGTGGTGTATCCGGCGGCGGGGTATATGGATGAGGCGAAGCGGCGAGGGGCGGTGACGGTGGAGGTGAATTTGGAGCGGACTGCTTTAAGTGACGGGGTGGATTGGTGCTTGCTGGGCAGAAGTGAGGAGGTTTTGGGTGCATTGGTTGAGGAGGTGATGGGATAAAGGTCGGTTTGTTGGCGATGTTTACGAAGACGATGGGGTGTTGATTCGCATTGTGTGAGTGGGGTGGCGATGAAGGAGAAGGAAGTTGGGGAGAAGTGGGGAGGATGTGGAGGTGGGTGACATAAGGGTGGCATGCGGGGATGCGGATTGGGTAGCGGTTGAATGGGGAGGTGGGTATGGTGAGGGGATGAAGCGAAATGATCTGGAATCGGAACTGGCGGAGATTAGTGCATTGGGGCAGGGCCAGGTTGAGGCGGATGCGTTGTTGAACGCGCTAAAGGGGGGGCTGAAGCATAGGAGCAATTTTGTGGTGGCCAAGGCGGCGGAGGTGGTGGTGAAGCGAGGGGTGAGCGAAAAGCTGAGTGACGAGTTAGTGAAGGCGTATGAGCGGTTTTGCAAGCATGCGGTGAAGAGTGATCCGGGGTGCAAGGCGAAGATCGCGGTGGTGGATGCGCTAAGGGAGGGGGCTGTTTGGGTGGAGAGCTTGTATTTGGATGCGGCGAGGCGGAGGCAGATGGAGCCGGTGTGGGGGGGCCGCGTGGATACGGCGGGGGGATTGCGATGCGCGGGGGTGAACGGGCTCATGGCGGTGGGGTATGGAGATGTGATGAATGAGTTGGCGATGCTATTGGGTGATGAGGAAAGGGAGGTGCGTGTGGGGGCTGCGCGGTTATTGGGGGATTGGGGTGATGCGGTGGGCGAGCCGCTGCTGAGGTTGCGGGTGCTGTGCGGAGAGGAAGATGGGGAGGTTCTGAGTGAGTTGTTTGGCTCGATTTTGGCGGTGAATTCGGCGAGTGGGCTGGATTTTGTGGGTAGGTATTTGATTGGTGGTGAGGGTGGGAAGCAAGGGGGGAATGAGGGGGGGGATGATGAGGTGAGGCGGTGCGCAGCGCTGGCGATCGGGCAGTCACGGAATGGGAAAGGATTGGAATGGTTGGTGAGAAGTTTTGAAAAGGAGCTGGATGCGGGGTTGCGGGAGACGATATTGATGGCGATGGCGATGTTGCGGAATGAGGATGGGTATGGGTATTTGTGTGATCTGATTAAGGATGCGGATGAGCGGACGGCGGAGCTGGCGGTGCGGGCGATGGGGATTTATTACTACGATGAGAAGGTGAGGGAGATGGTGATCACAGCGGCGGAAGGGCGAGAGGAGTTGGATGAGGTATTGCGAGAGGTGATTGCGTGATGGACAGGTGAGCGTGGTTGGAGAGGTGGTTGAGGGGGGATGAGGGGGGGATGAGGGTTATCGGATGGGGGGATGGACTTGAGGGGTGGTGCGAAAAAAGTTGTGTAAGAAAGGCAGGGGGGGAGGGTTTTGTCGGCGATGCGGAGAGGAGGGGGATGGTTAGGAATTAATGAGATGAAAAAGTGAGGGGGGGTTGATGTTGCGCGCGCGGCTGTCGATGTGATAAGTGCGGAAGGATGAAAGGTGGGATTGGGGGAGATGAAGATTGTGTTTGTTGTCTGATAAAAGAATTGATGACAGCATTTATAGAGCGTTTTACGAAATGACCTGGATCGTTGACCAAAGGGTCGTTTCGTAAAAGGTACCTATTACAAGAGTTGGCTGCTGAATTCTGAGTAATCGGATGTTCCAGATAATCACGCAACTTGCTCTGGAGATGGGAAAAGACAGAGGCGGATAAAGGAGATCGACATGCCAAGGCCTATACGAATTGGTGAGATTCTGGTTGAACAGGGTGTATTGAGTGAGCAACAGGTATTTGAGATTATTCAGGAGCAGAAGCGGGTGAAGAGGCCGTTTGGCGTGCTTGCTGAGACGATGTTTGATGTGACGGTGGAGTCGATTGAGAATGCGTGGGTGGAGCAATATCACCGGACGACGGGGACATTGGATCTGAATAAGGTTGAGATTGATGCGGATGCGCTGCGGATGATTAACAGACGTCAGGCGTGGCAGTTTGAGATGTTGCCGATCCGTCAGGAAGAGACGGGTGAGGTTTTGATTGCTGCGAGCCGAAGGCGGTTGGCGAGAGCGGTGACGTTTGCGACGCTGAAGTTTGATCGAGTTGCGTTTTTCCGGATAGCGGAAAGTGAACAGCTTCGAGATTTTCTAAGAAAACACTACCCGATGCCTGAAGTTTCTGATGAATTATTAGAAAAGGTTAAAGCGATGACCTCGGGTGGCTGATAACTATATTACAGTCGTACAAGTGCAAGCTAAGATTGCTTGCACACACTTGATGCTGGTTAGAGATTTATCAGGGAAGCATCAGGGACATGCAATGTGTTCTGCGTTCACGGCTCCATGTATCAATCTATCCATGTAATAGATAGATTGATGTGAGAGTTTGTTTGAACGGGGAGGGTTTACGACTCGTTAGGGTACAATTTGTGATTATTTGACATGGCTATTGTTTAGAGTGTCTTGCATGGTTGTTCATGTGTTGGCCGGTAGGTCAGTAACATGAAACGAAGGTATCTAATGGATCCTTTACAGCTATCATGCACTGACAAGACCTATGGATATCCGTGCAAACTGTTCTAGCTGTATTGATTTGTCTTATGGCGATCGATTGCTGTATTGCATGATTGGTTGTTGTGAGGTCATCGGATTTTAACTGCTCAATGCTCTGCATTGTTCTGGCTTTGGCGTGCCCGTTGCCGAGGTCTAAGGTCTGTGGGATGGATTGATACGGGGGAGGAAGATTAAGTAGGGAGGACTCGTGAGTGAGGGGATATTCAGTGGGCATTGGGGAGGGATAACTGAATCGGGGGGAGATCGTAGGAGGATCAAGATTGAGGGGCAATGAAGACCGAGGGGTGGGAAGGATGCGGGGAGAAAGATTGGGAGAGGGGATTTTTTTGGGGGGGAGGATGATGTAGAGCATTTGTCAGTCGTCTTTGGATCGTACGATTGGCAAGGCCACTCTACGGGCAAGAGAAGGGCACGCTTGGGAGAGCGTGTTCTAAGGGGCGGTGGGAGAAAGAGCCTTGTAGGTAATTGCTGGATCTGCGAGGCATTTGAGGAACCGTCTTTAACGAGACGGTTTCTTATGAAGGGTAATGTGGAAGTGATAGAGAAAGAATCTCGGTAATTGCTTGGTTTGTGGGAGGTGAGATGAGTTGAAGGTGTTTAGAGCGTCTTGCGAGATGATCTGTTCGGTGACCAGTGTGTCGTTGTATGAGAAGATTATTTACATAGGCCGGCTGCCGATTGTTTCGCAGGGCATGTGGTACATCATGATGCAACTTGCTCTAGGGGGTGGTTGAACAACATCTCATGACCGGCGGTCATGGGCTTGAGGGGTCAAGTACGTTTTGCGTGGTAATTCACGTGTGAAAACTGTTCTAATCAAGTGTTTGATGAAAAGAAAACCCACACCGATGAGGGTGTGGGTTTGTTGGTTTTGGGTTGTCGTTATGGGGAATGTGGGAATGTGTGTGGAAGAGGGGGGGGTTAGCGGTTGCGGAGTTTAGCGAGGAGGCGGAGGATTTCGATGTATAGCCAGACGATGGTGACGAGGAGGACGAAAGCGCCGAACCATTCCATGTATTTTTTTGCGCCGGTTTGTGAGCATCGTTCGATCATGTGGAAATCGAGGACGAGGTTGAGTGCTGCGAGAACGACGACGATGCCAGAGAAGGCGATGGAGAGGGGTGAGCCGTTGTTCATGTTGAGGATGGGGATGTCGACGCCGAAGAATCCGAGGATGAATGCGACGAGGTAGAAGAGCATGAGTCCGCCGGTGGCTGCGGAGACGCCGACGATGAATTTGTTGGTGACGGGGATGATGCGTGTTGAGTAGAGTGCGAGCATGACGGCGAGGACGCCAAGGGTTGCGCCGACGGCTTGTATGGCGATGCCTGGGTATTTGATGTTGACCAGTGCTGAGAGAGCGCCGAGGAAGAGGCCTTCAAAGACGGCGTAGATGGGTGCGGTGATGGGTGCGGCTTTTTTGAAGAACATGGTGGCGAAGCCGATGAGAAGTCCGCCGATGAGACCGCCCATCATGTAGGGCATGATATCGGCGATGGCGTTGGGGTTTGCAGATGAGGCGTATTTGTAGGTGAGTTGCCAGGTGATGGCACCGGCGACGGTAAGGATGGCGAGCAGGATACCGGTTTTGATGGCGGTGCCTTGGACGGTCATGACGTCGGTGTGCTCGTAGGAGTCGGCACTCGAACGGAAGGTTTCTTCTTTAAGCAGTGGGTTGGCATTGAACATGGGGGGGATATCTCCCGGATTTTTTTGTTTTAATTGGGTACGATTTATAACGTGGGCCTATTTTAACGTTTTATTGAATGAGAGGGGATGGTTTTGTGTGTGGGCAGTGCGGAGGGATGAAGGGATGTGAGTAAGGATGGATAAAAGAGGGCTGAGCGGGGAACAAAGCGGATTTGAAGGGGGTGATGGGATGGGGAGGATGAAATGGAGGGGGGGATGTATGATATGAGGATGAGGTATTTAGCGATTGATTTTGGTGATAAGCGGACGGGTGTGGCGATGGGGGATGACGTGTTGCGGATTGCGACGCCGATGGATGTGGTGCGGACGGGGAGTGCTGTGGAGCGGGAGCGGTTGTTGATGAAGATGATTGAGGCGGAGGAGCCGGATGGGTTGGTGGTGGGTGTGCCGCTGGGGAGGGATGGGGAGGTTGGGGATGCGGCGAAGAAGATTATGGCGTATGGGGAGTCGATCGGAAAGAGAAGCGGAGTTGAGGTTCATTATATTGATGAGCGGATGACGAGTGTGGTGGCGGATGAGCAGATGGCGATGACGGGGTTGACGCATAAGCAGAAGAAGGCGAGGCGGGATGCGCTCGCGGCTGCGGCGATTTTGAAGCGGTTTTTAGATCAGTTGCCGGGGTAGGAACATGGGCGGTGTGGAATAAGTGGATTTGAGATGAGGGGGATGGGGGTTTGGTAAGTAATAAAGAATATTTGTGAGGCATGCTTGATGGGCGAGACGTTTTTAGTATAGAACTATCTATCTATTAGTTAGTTTGTTTTGCTATAGCCAAAAAGGGGTGGCAGGTAGAACGAATAACGAATAGCGAATAACGAAGATCGTAGAACAAAAAACGTGGAAGCTGAAAGGTGTGTAAGGAGAAGGGAGGTGGGGCTGTGTGCGGCGGAGCAAGAGAAAGGGAAGTGTTTTGTGTCGTGGCGGTTTAGCTGTTACGAGTCGAAAAAAGGGAGATGTGTTAGGTGAGGAGGCCGGTGAGGCAGAGGCCGAGGGCGGAGATGAAGACGACGATGGCGACCCAGCCAACGATTTGATTGGTTTCGGGGT contains these protein-coding regions:
- a CDS encoding GspE/PulE/PilB domain-containing protein, encoding MPRPIRIGEILVEQGVLSEQQVFEIIQEQKRVKRPFGVLAETMFDVTVESIENAWVEQYHRTTGTLDLNKVEIDADALRMINRRQAWQFEMLPIRQEETGEVLIAASRRRLARAVTFATLKFDRVAFFRIAESEQLRDFLRKHYPMPEVSDELLEKVKAMTSGG
- a CDS encoding Sir2 family NAD-dependent protein deacetylase, coding for MANHKIDGRLIEVLRRATSGRRGKVVVLTGAGVSAGSGVPTFRDALTGLWAKYDPMALATPGAFAKDPALVSEWYDMRRMMVLGCEPNEGHRALVRLEDLMKKKGGAFCLLTQNVDRLHQRAGSETVVELHGSLLVWRDELTGEEVLCDGKENLPSYPWIREDEEKGHESNRGSKGGSRGGMGMMRPGVVWFGEMLPEEAVRAADEAVGSLEEGDVFLSVGTSGVVYPAAGYMDEAKRRGAVTVEVNLERTALSDGVDWCLLGRSEEVLGALVEEVMG
- a CDS encoding HEAT repeat domain-containing protein, translated to MGDIRVACGDADWVAVEWGGGYGEGMKRNDLESELAEISALGQGQVEADALLNALKGGLKHRSNFVVAKAAEVVVKRGVSEKLSDELVKAYERFCKHAVKSDPGCKAKIAVVDALREGAVWVESLYLDAARRRQMEPVWGGRVDTAGGLRCAGVNGLMAVGYGDVMNELAMLLGDEEREVRVGAARLLGDWGDAVGEPLLRLRVLCGEEDGEVLSELFGSILAVNSASGLDFVGRYLIGGEGGKQGGNEGGDDEVRRCAALAIGQSRNGKGLEWLVRSFEKELDAGLRETILMAMAMLRNEDGYGYLCDLIKDADERTAELAVRAMGIYYYDEKVREMVITAAEGREELDEVLREVIA
- a CDS encoding Bax inhibitor-1/YccA family protein, with amino-acid sequence MFNANPLLKEETFRSSADSYEHTDVMTVQGTAIKTGILLAILTVAGAITWQLTYKYASSANPNAIADIMPYMMGGLIGGLLIGFATMFFKKAAPITAPIYAVFEGLFLGALSALVNIKYPGIAIQAVGATLGVLAVMLALYSTRIIPVTNKFIVGVSAATGGLMLFYLVAFILGFFGVDIPILNMNNGSPLSIAFSGIVVVLAALNLVLDFHMIERCSQTGAKKYMEWFGAFVLLVTIVWLYIEILRLLAKLRNR
- the ruvX gene encoding Holliday junction resolvase RuvX, whose protein sequence is MYDMRMRYLAIDFGDKRTGVAMGDDVLRIATPMDVVRTGSAVERERLLMKMIEAEEPDGLVVGVPLGRDGEVGDAAKKIMAYGESIGKRSGVEVHYIDERMTSVVADEQMAMTGLTHKQKKARRDALAAAAILKRFLDQLPG
- a CDS encoding SH3 domain-containing protein — translated: MNRLKRLSGYSLFVIMAVAMMGFVWAEDGPYLAEVNWDKVDVMSGAGKRVYYKVGELKKGDTVTVIGRVYGWYRIKCTDSVYSYVSKAYVDMKGDPKVGVVNSNGTEVKAGMMNGKESDHHRVQLLLNEGDTVRIVGELGSLYKIVPPEEATVFIEPGALRSVSTALQMKKQEEAARQAQQPVAVKQTPVKASNLSLAERVKQATAKKNAEAQAAANTEVKGQVIAATPAGTTPVVKPAETTGLTLSKQTEQVKTNKDEVKYIAGSKGAILDESGISKELETLEKKMQELTKKKLEDQPLDVMIKAYEEMLAKKSVSEIDKEVIKLRLEALKHNKDLLSLLATIEEAEKPVVVEVKKEEVPVIEYDAVGQLLASAVYDGSTLPRMYRLVDPASNRTLAYVKPGQLVDGRATLGRLVGIVGSQSFDQSLKLNVISVEKIDVLEKTAKR